In Vanrija pseudolonga chromosome 4, complete sequence, a single window of DNA contains:
- the SPAC328.05_1 gene encoding NADH dehydrogenase [ubiquinone] 1 alpha subcomplex subunit 13, whose translation MGMCGWWVWQLGASRSQGREAAQGAAHVSGNNIDTTSRHCSSTAIPHPTAHMHASHRDGFLVYNMSGFHGFRQDMPPPGGYETLKYKRNLPVRGPGGIALFGGCALICALGFWRLGEANLEKRELAREKAWSRIYLVPAILAEQDRDSHRRSLAALAREKEIMNDVPGWEAGQSVYNTKRYTPSTIVVL comes from the exons ATGGGTATGtgcgggtggtgggtgtggcagTTGGGAGCGAGCAGGTCGCAGGGAAGGGAAGCAGCACAAGGCGCCGCCCATGTCTCGGGCAACAACATCGACACGACTTCCAGACACTGTTCGTCCACAGCCATCCCACATCCCACCGCTCACATGCACGCATCGCACCGTGAC GGCTTCTTGGTTTA CAACATGTCTGGCTTCCACGGTTTCCGGCA GGACATGCCCCCACCCGGCGGGTACGAGACGCTCAAGTACAAGCGTAACCTGCCCGTCCGTGGCCCGGGCGGCATCGCGCTGTTCGGCGGCTGTGCGCTCATCTGCGCGCTTGGTTtctggcgcctcggcgaggccaacctcgagaagcg cgagctcgcccgcgaAAAGGCCTGGTCGCGCATCTACCTCGTCcccgccatcctcgccgagcaggacCGCGACTCGCACCGCAGGTCACTGGCCGCCCTGgcgcgcgagaaggagatTATGAACGATGTGCCGGGCTGGGAG GCCGGCCAGTCGGTCTATAACACCAAGCGCTACACGCCCAGCACCATTGTCGTCCTCTAA